The Gemmatimonadaceae bacterium genome contains the following window.
GCGCTCGCTGCCGCCGTGCAGCTTCCGCTTGCCGTGGAGCGCGGGGACAACGACCTCGCCGCACGGCTCGCACTCGCCGATTCACTGCTGATCGACGTGCCTGGCATCAGCCGGGAGTCCCGCACCATTGGCAACTTCGTGCTCGCCACAGCCTATGAGCGTGCCGGACGTTCACAGGACGCGCTGCGCGTGATGCGGCGCCGCGACTACCAGCTGGCCTACGCATTCCTCGCCTCGGAACGCCTCTATCGCATCGGCCAGCTCGCGGAAGAGACGGGGAACGTCGACGAGGCGATCAGCGCGCTCCGCAACTTCGTCGCGATGCGCGAACGGGCGGACCCACAGTTCCAGCCGCAGGTGCAGCAGGCCCGCGATCGCCTCGCGCGCCTCGAGAGACAGGCGAAGCGCTAGGGCTGGCCCCACCGATGATGGCTAGCTCGGCTCCGCCGGATGCGCCTCACTCGAAGCCAACACCCCGCGAATGAACGCCCCCGCGGCCGTGAGCGCCGTGAGATCCACGCCGGTCACATACCCCTGCGCCAGCAACCTCGCGAGCACCGCCTCTGTCGCCACGTTGCCCGTCGCGCCCGGCGCGTACGGGCAGCCGCCCAACCCCGCCGCGCTGGCGTCGATGCTGCGCACGCCGAGCGCCAGGCAGGACTCGAGGTTCGCCAATGCGCGTCCGTACGTGTCGTGGAAGTGGGCGTTGACGCGCGACGCGTCGGTCAGTCTGAGCACGCCCTCGAACACGCGCGTCACCTGCTCGGGGTGCCCGACGCCGATGGTGTCCGCAATCGACAGCTCGTCCACGCCCAACTCGAGGAGCGCGGACGCCACGCGCGCCACCGCCTCCGGCGCAATGTCGCCCTCGTAAGGGCAACCCAGCGCACAGGACACCGTGCCACGCACATGCAGGCCGGCTGCCTTGGCCTGCATCACCACCGGTTGAAACCGTTCCAGTGACTCCGCGATCGAACAGTTGATGTTCCGCTGCGAGAAAGTCTCGCTCGCCGCCCCGAACACAACGATGCCGTCGGGCTTGGTCGGCAAGGCACGATCCAGACCGCGCGCGTTGGGCACAAGCACCGTGTAGCGCGTGCCCGCACGCCGCGTGATCCCCGCCATCACGTGCTCGGCGTCCGCCAACTGCGGAATCGCCCTCGGCGACACGAAGCTCGTCACTTCGATCACCGGCACGCCGGCCGCGGAGAGCCGGTCCACCAACTCGACCTTTGCTATCGTCGGCACGACAGCCTTCTCGTTCTGAAGGCCGTCGCGCGGAGAGACGTCGACGATGGTGACGCGGTTGGATGCGGGAGTCACGGAAGCCAGTCGCGGATTGGTTGCCCAGCGAAGCATAATGCAGTCACCCGCGCCTTCGGAGTCTCCGTGTCGTCCGCCACTTCGTATACCGTCCCGGCAAGCACCGCTATTGGCCACGTCCACCTCAAGGTCGCGGACCTGCAGCGCGCCCTCGCCTTCTATCAAGGCGTGCTCGGCTTCGAGCTCAAGCAGCTGTACGGCAACCAGGCGGCCTTCGTCTCGGCCGGCGGCTACCACCACCACATCGGACTCAACACCTGGGAGAGCGCCGGAGGCTCGCCGCCGCCGCGCGGCAGCACCGGGCTCTACCACACGGCGATTCTCTATCCGACGCGCCGCGACCTCGCCGTCGCCGTGCGCCGCGTGCTCGACGCCGGCATTCCGCTCAGTGGCGCCTCGGACCACGGCGTCTCCGAGGCGATCTATCTCGATGACCCCGACGGCAACGGCGTCGAGCTCTATGTGGACCGTCCGGAATCCGAGTGGCCGCGCGACGCCAATGGCCAGCTGGCGATGGGCTCGCAGCGGCTCGACCTCGCCGCACTGCTGAAACTGGCCGAGTGACCACCAAGGCCCGCCAGGCGACCGCGCTGCTCGACAGAATGCCGAGCGGCTTCACGACGCGTTTCGCGCCGGCACCCACGGGCCATCTGCATCTCGGTCACCTCGTCAACGCGATCTGGGTCTGGGGCCTCGCCGCGGCTCGCGGCGGCCGCGTGCTGTTACGCATCGAGGACCACGACCGCGGCCGCTGCCGACCCGAGTTCGAGCGCAGCATCCTCGACGACCTCGACTGGCTCGGCCTGGTGCCTGACGCCGCGGGCACCGACGACTTTCGCCGGGGCCCGACTCCGCATCGCCAGAGCGACAACCTCGCCCGCTACGAGGCCGTACTGCGAGAACTCGAGGCCGAGGGGCGCGCGTATCCCTGCATCTGCTCGCGCACGGAGATCGCCCGCGCCAACGCCGAGATGGGGCAGCCCGACCGCGCGGGACAGGAGCAGCGATATCCCGGCAGCTGTCGCGACCGCGGGCTCGGCGCAGACGTCACGCTCGCGCGGCGGCTTGTCGTGCGCGAGAGCAACCTCGAGGAGTTCAAAGACCTGCGGCTCGGACCGCAGGCGCAGGATCCGCCCTCGCAGTGCGGCGACGTGCTGCTGCGCGACCGCGCTGGCAACTTCACGTATCAGTTCGCCGTCGTCGTGGATGACTTCGACC
Protein-coding sequences here:
- a CDS encoding hydroxymethylglutaryl-CoA lyase gives rise to the protein MTPASNRVTIVDVSPRDGLQNEKAVVPTIAKVELVDRLSAAGVPVIEVTSFVSPRAIPQLADAEHVMAGITRRAGTRYTVLVPNARGLDRALPTKPDGIVVFGAASETFSQRNINCSIAESLERFQPVVMQAKAAGLHVRGTVSCALGCPYEGDIAPEAVARVASALLELGVDELSIADTIGVGHPEQVTRVFEGVLRLTDASRVNAHFHDTYGRALANLESCLALGVRSIDASAAGLGGCPYAPGATGNVATEAVLARLLAQGYVTGVDLTALTAAGAFIRGVLASSEAHPAEPS
- a CDS encoding VOC family protein; the protein is MSSATSYTVPASTAIGHVHLKVADLQRALAFYQGVLGFELKQLYGNQAAFVSAGGYHHHIGLNTWESAGGSPPPRGSTGLYHTAILYPTRRDLAVAVRRVLDAGIPLSGASDHGVSEAIYLDDPDGNGVELYVDRPESEWPRDANGQLAMGSQRLDLAALLKLAE